CGGTAATGGTCATAGAGAATGAAGGTGGCTGCCGCAACACAAATAGAGAGTCCCAGAAATAGATGGAGAGAGGGGGCTCCCGAAGTTCGAGTGATCCAGGAGAGTAATCCATAGACCAGTAGGCATGCCAAACCCGTCAGATCAATCGGAGAAATAATTCGCATCAATCTCTGCATGGGAAAGAAAGGCAGCCAGTAAGACGTTCCAGATTAAACTTGAAAAAGGGACATGTTGTAGTATCCGCCAAATGTAATACTCACCCACAGGGACACACAATGTAACGAGTTTGGGTCGCCATAGTACGAGAGCACGAAAATAATACACGTAATGACATATAGCGATCGGCCAGTCGATCCTGTCATTACAATTTTGGACGCCAAATAGTATCTTGAGGTGTCCTCGTCGATATTCACCTGTTAATCATAAGCGATGACCCGTAATCTATTGCTCACGCAGCATTATTTACGTGCTGTATTGGTTTTATTGATGCTCGCGGCTTTGAGTGTACAATCGTTGTTGGCCCAGAATCGTCGGGGTACCCCCATTCCGGAGGGACATGGGAAAGAACTGGTTGAACAGGCATGTACATCTTGTCATACCATTTCTGCAATTACAAGGTCAGGGTTTGATGGAGTGGAGATGTGGCGCTCTGTTCAGGAATCCATGATGGAATTACCCGAGTCAGATGCCGTTCGCATCGCCGAATACCTAGCCGAGCATTTTCCTGCCCGTGAAGATCGGAAACCAACCCTTGTCGATGGTCCAGTTGAAATAGATATTCAGGAATGGATTGTCCCTACGCTGGGGCAACGCTCCCGTGACCCTGTTGAAGCCCCTGACGGTGCCATCTGGTGGACAGGTATGTGGGCGAGTCTTGTGGGACGGCTTGATCCTGTGACAGGAACAATGGAAGAATATCCACTACCTCCAGAGGCACGACCACACAGTATTGTTCCAGATGATGAGGGTTATATCTGGTACACGGGCAACAGTAATGGTACGATTGGGAAGCTTGATCCAGAAACTGGAGAAATCACCGAATATCCAACCGAAGCTGGCGATCCTCATACAGCTGTCTTTCACCCAAACGGGAAGTTGTACTTCACGTCACAGA
This genomic stretch from Rhodothermaceae bacterium harbors:
- a CDS encoding cytochrome C is translated as MTRNLLLTQHYLRAVLVLLMLAALSVQSLLAQNRRGTPIPEGHGKELVEQACTSCHTISAITRSGFDGVEMWRSVQESMMELPESDAVRIAEYLAEHFPAREDRKPTLVDGPVEIDIQEWIVPTLGQRSRDPVEAPDGAIWWTGMWASLVGRLDPVTGTMEEYPLPPEARPHSIVPDDEGYIWYTGNSNGTIGKLDPETGEITEYPTEAGDPHTAVFHPNGKLYFTSQRAAMLGRLDPETGELTEIPTEPRPYGIIVAQNGTVWIAYNGTNKLASMDPESMELRYYAISDEDTRIRRLGIDSKGIIWYVNSTGIVGRPSDKATGRYVFR